From Erigeron canadensis isolate Cc75 chromosome 8, C_canadensis_v1, whole genome shotgun sequence, one genomic window encodes:
- the LOC122610260 gene encoding F-box protein CPR1-like, with protein sequence MSDNIPFEIQTEIIKRVLDVKSLLQCRSVSKPWKSVIDSPEFIADYHVDHPRPPHRMLVRYDDPIDNTKTKYVSIVDDYDSDTDDNDSFAQHKFPLTIPISVDQLIDPKIFGSSIGLFCFYSKFSRSDQNIAVIWNPSIRKSVTVEVPNVLDTPFKTVIGFGVEPFSNDPKLVKIQTVDVLDLKTISSIPKQVEVCSLSTREWRTLSDDLPRLTVAFTDDHHVVIDDFIFWLAQDREYVNGLPMKRDLVMLFDMVSEEFMEIYLPNNVTKDIYIDLSLSKIRESLVVVGCNYSVEKRVYHVWMMEDGLSDTFTKMYTISRPEEAVSTVLSFRHNGDPIIGIEDEFIGSDELFVYDPDSEQISPIGISGSMCSCYAASYMERLRLLNY encoded by the coding sequence ATGTCTGACAACATACCCTTTGAAATCCAAACAGAAATCATAAAAAGGGTTCTGGATGTGAAATCATTGCTTCAATGTAGATCCGTTTCTAAACCGTGGAAGTCTGTCATCGACAGCCCGGAGTTTATCGCTGATTACCACGTCGACCACCCCCGTCCACCTCATCGTATGCTTGTAAGGTACGATGATCCTATTGATAATACAAAGACCAAATATGTATCTATTGTAGATGATTATGATAGTGATACTGATGATAATGATAGTTTTGCCCAACACAAGTTTCCCCTTACAATTCCCATTTCTGTTGATCAACTTATCGATCCCAAAATATTCGGTAGCTCTATTGGCTTGTTCTGCTTTTATAGTAAATTTTCTAGAAGTGACCAAAATATAGCTGTTATATGGAACCCTTCTATAAGAAAATCTGTTACTGTTGAAGTGCCAAATGTGTTAGATACGCCGTTTAAAACTGTAATCGGTTTTGGTGTTGAGCCCTTCTCTAATGACCCTAAGCTCGTCAAGATTCAAACTGTTGATGTGTTGGACTTGAAAACTATAAGTTCCATACCTAAGCAAGTTGAGGTTTGTAGTTTAAGCACAAGGGAATGGAGAACCTTGTCGGATGATTTGCCTCGTTTAACAGTTGCATTCACGGATGATCACCATGTAGTTATAGATGATTTTATATTTTGGCTTGCTCAGGATAGGgaatatgtgaatggtttgccAATGAAACGTGATTTGGTTATGTTATTTGATATGGTAAGTGAAGAGTTTATGGAAATATACCTTCCCAATAATGTGACTAAGGACATTTACATTGATTTGTCTTTATCTAAGATACGGGAATCACTTGTTGTGGTTGGATGTAATTATAGTGTCGAGAAACGAGTTTATCATGTTTGGATGATGGAAGATGGTCTTTCAGATACTTTTACAAAGATGTACACCATTAGTAGACCCGAGGAAGCTGTATCTACAGTACTTTCGTTTAGGCACAATGGCGATCCCATAATTGGAATAGAAGATGAGTTTATTGGATCGGATGAACTTTTTGTTTATGACCCTGACTCAGAACAAATCAGTCCTATTGGGATTTCTGGAAGTATGTGTTCATGCTATGCAGCTTCCTACATGGAAAGGTTACGTTTGCTGAATTATTAA